From the genome of Staphylococcus haemolyticus, one region includes:
- a CDS encoding cation:proton antiporter, whose protein sequence is MEIFETILIFLAVVIVSSFVHTFLPKVPLAFIQIALGMLLFLTPVPVEFNFDSELFMVATIAPLLFVEGVNVSRAHLRRYIKPVMLMALGLVITTVIGVGLFIHWIWPTLPIGAAFAVAAILCPTDAVAVQAITKGKVLPKGAMTILEGESLLNDAAGIISFKIAVGVLITGSFSLFEAVQQFLIASIGGAIIGLLIGIALVRFRLTLTRRGIENINMFTFLQLLTPFVTYLVAEMFHASGIIAAVVAGLVHGFERDRIAQTRTRLQMSYNHTWNILGYALNGFVFSILGFLVPEVIGNIVKTEPHNLLFLVVITALVALAVYLFRFIWVYVLYPLFYLSVSPFQKLMNEEGEDKKKEKPPKRSMYALIMTLCGVHGTISLAIALTLPYFLADHHAFTYRNDLLFISSGMVIISLVIAQVVLPFVTSSAPKAKIGSMNFKEARIYILEHVIDYLNHHSSFETSYRYGNVIKEYHDKLTFLKSVEKDDENSKELERLQSLAFKVETKTLERLADDGEITASVLENYMRYAERTQVYRQASLIRRMIVGARAVLLKRRIRTRTNAASSLSVTDNLMELSKINKIVHYNVVSRLVDEANEDNKLEVGMICDGYLMRIDNLSPSNFFNTRAEDSITKIKLNALREQRRVLSSLTDDGEITESTALKLREAINYDEMVIVDSLTD, encoded by the coding sequence TTGGAAATATTTGAAACGATTCTCATATTTCTAGCCGTAGTTATTGTAAGCTCCTTTGTTCATACTTTTTTACCCAAAGTGCCTCTGGCATTCATTCAAATTGCTTTAGGAATGCTCCTCTTTTTAACGCCAGTACCTGTAGAATTTAACTTCGATTCGGAACTCTTTATGGTAGCAACGATTGCACCGTTACTTTTTGTGGAAGGTGTTAACGTTTCGAGAGCTCATTTACGTCGTTATATTAAACCAGTGATGTTAATGGCCTTAGGACTTGTTATTACAACTGTTATTGGTGTAGGTCTATTTATTCATTGGATTTGGCCGACACTTCCTATTGGTGCAGCTTTTGCCGTAGCCGCAATATTATGTCCAACTGATGCTGTGGCAGTGCAAGCTATTACAAAAGGTAAGGTTTTACCTAAAGGTGCTATGACTATTCTTGAAGGTGAATCGTTACTTAATGATGCAGCAGGTATCATCTCATTCAAAATAGCGGTAGGTGTTTTAATTACTGGTTCATTCTCACTATTTGAAGCGGTGCAACAATTTCTAATCGCGTCAATCGGTGGTGCGATTATTGGTTTACTTATTGGTATCGCGCTTGTTAGATTCCGTTTAACACTTACAAGACGTGGCATAGAAAATATTAATATGTTTACTTTTTTACAACTATTAACGCCATTTGTTACGTATCTTGTTGCTGAAATGTTTCATGCGTCAGGTATTATTGCTGCCGTTGTAGCAGGTTTAGTTCATGGTTTTGAACGTGATCGTATCGCTCAAACACGTACTCGACTTCAAATGAGTTACAATCACACTTGGAACATTCTAGGATATGCATTGAATGGTTTTGTTTTTTCAATATTAGGATTTTTAGTTCCAGAAGTAATTGGAAATATTGTAAAAACTGAACCACACAATTTATTGTTCTTAGTTGTGATAACAGCACTCGTTGCGTTAGCGGTATACTTATTTAGATTTATATGGGTGTATGTGCTCTATCCTCTATTCTATTTATCTGTCAGTCCTTTCCAAAAATTAATGAATGAAGAAGGGGAGGACAAGAAGAAAGAGAAACCACCTAAACGAAGCATGTATGCGCTTATCATGACACTATGTGGCGTGCACGGAACTATTTCGTTAGCAATCGCATTAACATTACCATACTTTTTAGCAGATCATCATGCGTTTACATATCGTAATGATTTACTATTTATTTCATCAGGTATGGTTATTATAAGTCTTGTGATTGCACAAGTTGTATTGCCGTTTGTAACATCTAGTGCACCTAAGGCTAAGATTGGAAGTATGAATTTTAAAGAAGCTAGAATATATATTCTTGAACATGTCATAGATTACTTGAATCATCATTCATCATTTGAAACAAGTTATCGTTATGGTAATGTCATTAAAGAATATCACGATAAATTAACGTTCTTGAAATCTGTTGAAAAGGATGATGAGAACTCAAAAGAACTCGAAAGATTACAGAGTTTAGCATTTAAGGTTGAAACGAAAACACTAGAACGACTTGCCGATGATGGTGAAATAACTGCGAGTGTATTAGAAAACTACATGCGTTATGCAGAACGTACACAAGTGTATCGTCAAGCGTCATTGATACGTCGTATGATTGTTGGTGCGAGAGCTGTACTATTAAAACGTCGTATACGTACACGTACCAATGCGGCATCATCATTAAGTGTTACTGATAACTTAATGGAACTTTCTAAAATCAATAAGATTGTTCATTATAATGTTGTGAGTCGTCTTGTAGATGAAGCGAATGAAGATAACAAATTAGAAGTTGGTATGATTTGTGACGGTTATCTTATGAGAATAGATAACTTATCGCCATCTAATTTCTTTAATACGCGA